The region CGCAGCAGCTCGGCTCGCATCCCTGTCATCATGAAGTGGAGATGATCGGACAGGCGGGGAGCAGGGCGGCCGCTTTGACGAAGAAGCTGCTGACGTTCAGCCGGCGCCAGGTGCTGGAACAGCGGGATGTGCCGCTCAATACGTTGATTCGCGACATGGAAGATATTCTGCGTCGTTTAATCGGTGAGCAGATTCAGACGGTGATTGTGCTCGATCCCAAGGCCGGGCATGTGTTGGGCGATCCCGTGCAAATCGAGCAGGTGTTGCTCAATCTGGCCCTCAATGCGCGCGATTCCATGGCGGAAGGCGGGATTCTCACGATCGAGACAGGGAATGCCGATCTGGACGAGGCGTACGTGCGTGCCCACCCCGGCGCGGTTCCTGGTCCCTACGTCAAACTCGTGGTGGAGGATACCGGATGCGGGATCGACGCCGAGACGCTCGCCCATATCTTTGAGCCGTTCTTCAGTACGAAGGAGTTCGGCAAAGGTACCGGCCTGGGGTTAGCCACGGTCTATGGCATTGTGAAGGAAAGCCGCGGCTATATCGATGTGACCAGCCAGCCTGGACGCGGCTCGCGGTTTACGGTGATGTGGCCCCGGGTGCTGACACAAACAGGAGAAGCCGAGCCGGTGGCGGCGTCTCGTGCGCTTCCGGCCGCCTGCGCGACCATCCTGCTTGTGGAAGACGACGAGGGCATTCGGCGCCTCGTCTCAGCCGTGCTTCGAGACCAGGGGTATGAGGTGCTGGCGGCCACCGACGGCGTCGAGGCGCTGCAAATGCTGCAGTTGCGAAAAGGGGGATGCGATCTCCTGATCACGGATGTCATCCTGCCGAGAATGAAAGCGGCCGTGCTGGCACAGGGGGCGAGGACGATGTTTCCGAACATCAAAGTACTTTATATTTCCGGTTATTCCGGCGACATGCTGGTCTCGCACGGGGTCGATGCACAAGCCGCCTATTTGCAGAAACCGTTTCTCCCCCAGGCCATTATTGAAAAGGTGGCTGAACTCCTGCCCGCTCGCCCGCAGTAGCGCGGGCCGAGATACGACTTTCCTGATTGGATCAATCCTGCCCGTATGCAGCCCGCTTCCAGATGGCCGCCGGTGATTCCATTACGATGCTGCCCGCAAGCGTCAGGGTTGGGTAACCGACTGGTCGAATCGACGCGGATGACTGCTTGACGCCGGAGCGGAGGAGTCGGCACACTCCCGACCATTGCGGATCTCGGTCCTTAGACCTGAGAATCGTGGTAAGGAGAGGCGATTGCTCGCGTCATGGACCATCCTCGTGCTGAGCGGAGCCATGATCGTCATGGCAGGGACGAAACTCTCGCGCTGCGGCGACCAGATAGCGGCGCTGACAGGCCTTGGGCGACTGTGGGTCGGCGTCGTGTTGATGGCGGCTGCGACGTCGCTGCCCGAGGTATTCACGACCGTCAGCGCCGGTTTGCTCGATGCGCCGGACCTGGCCGCCGGAGATCTCTTCGGCGCGGTGCTTGCCAACATGTTCACCCTTGGCCTCATCGACCTTGTCCATCGCGACAAGCGCGTCTGGGAGCAGGCGGCTTTCGAGCATACGCTCGTGGCTGCGCTGGCGATGCTCCTCACTGGATTAGCCGCGTTTCTGATGTTGTTTCGGAACGGGATGGGTGCTTCGGCCATCGAAGGGGGAAGCGCTCTGCTCTTTCTGGCCTATGTCTTCGGCATGCGGATGGTGTTTCGACAGGAAGACGTCAAGCGGCGCCAGCGGGCACAGCAACTCCTTGCCGAGGCGGAGGCTGACGACGACCACACGCGAGAGTCAGTCCGGCGTGACGGACTGCGCCGCGCCGCCATCGGATTCGTCGCCGCTACGGTGGTCCTGATCATCGCCGCCCCACTGCTTGCCAAGTCAGCCAAGGATATCGCGGATC is a window of Nitrospira sp. DNA encoding:
- a CDS encoding response regulator, whose amino-acid sequence is MAVSTPRSNTPSYDPQVLLDSQPVTVNVIDPADHSVQFQNRTSLEIFGDMAGSRCHAKIAGKAAPCEFCRMPEALAREGVVSEEVDMPDGRRLLIHWAKAPTTDGRVHVIETIVDVTKRKQDEQSLRQSQKMEALGRLAAGIAHDFNNLLMVVIGHSQRVAQQLGSHPCHHEVEMIGQAGSRAAALTKKLLTFSRRQVLEQRDVPLNTLIRDMEDILRRLIGEQIQTVIVLDPKAGHVLGDPVQIEQVLLNLALNARDSMAEGGILTIETGNADLDEAYVRAHPGAVPGPYVKLVVEDTGCGIDAETLAHIFEPFFSTKEFGKGTGLGLATVYGIVKESRGYIDVTSQPGRGSRFTVMWPRVLTQTGEAEPVAASRALPAACATILLVEDDEGIRRLVSAVLRDQGYEVLAATDGVEALQMLQLRKGGCDLLITDVILPRMKAAVLAQGARTMFPNIKVLYISGYSGDMLVSHGVDAQAAYLQKPFLPQAIIEKVAELLPARPQ
- a CDS encoding sodium:calcium antiporter, yielding MLASWTILVLSGAMIVMAGTKLSRCGDQIAALTGLGRLWVGVVLMAAATSLPEVFTTVSAGLLDAPDLAAGDLFGAVLANMFTLGLIDLVHRDKRVWEQAAFEHTLVAALAMLLTGLAAFLMLFRNGMGASAIEGGSALLFLAYVFGMRMVFRQEDVKRRQRAQQLLAEAEADDDHTRESVRRDGLRRAAIGFVAATVVLIIAAPLLAKSAKDIADQSGVSTTFVGTSLVAVVTTLPELVTSLAAVRLGAFDLAVGNLFGSNAFNIAAFLFADLAYAGGPLLGAIDSTHALTALWGIVMMNVGLMGIVYRVEKRYWLIEPDSLVMILGYLLGLWLLFR